A stretch of DNA from Solenopsis invicta isolate M01_SB chromosome 5, UNIL_Sinv_3.0, whole genome shotgun sequence:
ttgaaatttttatttaaaatacataatttttattttatatcttaaataagttgctagaatttattttaaattttttattttaaacaagtcatatcaattattttattaatcactgGATTTCATATGTTTCGTAAggcttataaatatttttaaaaagtttgcaAAAAAGGCTTTTTTAGGCTTATGTTATTCTCTTTTAAaggatttttaaaacaaaagataatcatacaatagaaaataatacaggtaaaaaattccaaataaataaaacaaaaaatataaacatccAATACTTTTGGCCAAGATTGTATAACGATTGCGTATATCATTATTgtggtaaaattttaaatattatgtcgattatataaacaaatttcaaaaaaattatattacgcaCGGAAGAATATATCGGTGATACTCACACGAACCAGTCGATCGCGAATAAAAGAGAAACGTCATTGACAGGAGCATCAATGGCACTTAGGACGACCAACAGCAGGACGAGTGCAGCGCTTGGTACCGAGGCCGACGAGACGGAAGCAGCGGTGGATGTCAAACTTCGCAAAAcaagataataaaagaaatgtgacGTAGTAAAGATAAATACACAGACGAAtacgtgataaaataaaattttccacgGAATTGATTCGATAATGAAACTTATTCGAAGACAAAAGAGACTCACATAACGGTGATGATCTCTCCGAATCCCAAGTAGATACCATTCATCTGGGCGATGAATATGCTGGCGACAGCAACGAAGAGCGCGGTACCGTCCATGTTGATATTGCAACCAATCGGCAGAACGAATCTGGTGACTCTAGGGTCGACTCTGAGCTTCTCGGTCATCAGACGAAAAGTCACAGGAAGAGCGGCAGCCCTGTACAAAGCTGCGTTAGCAAAAATCGGGCAAAGCACACTTCCGTTGATGTTAGAAAGAATTGCTCCATGCCGCCTATCGCTGCAGTCGTGGTGGTCATTCTGGCGTAAACTTACGCGACAGATATATAGCGACGATTTATTTATCGAGTTTCTCAGAGACGTAACCGACCAAGGCTTGAGTTGAAACAGAACGAATGTACACAGGTCGTAGAGAAACGGTACACGAGCGAAGAAAGAGTACTCGGAATTAACATCGACGCATTATTAACTGCGGATAGTGGAAAGAGTGCCAGAACAACTGCCAGAATGACCGTGAGAACAACCTGAAAATCAATCGGGATTAGCTTAGATGACAATTCGTCAGGATATCCGCCAGACCTGCGTCGCCCGCCGTGGAGTCTACAACAGACAATTGTATGTACCTCATGTTGCGGCCATCAATTACTTACCAAGCGCTACCCTCGATCTCTTAGAGACAACCACCTGCAAAAGGCCGCGTGCAGTGCGTGTTCTAATACATCATCATGATATTCATACAGTCTCTGTTCAGATACACTGAGAACAGTTTCTCAGTCAGTCACAGTGTACGCACAGTTGTGTACGCTCTCTTCTGGAAACAGTTAATCCACAGAGAAAACAGATTGAGTTAGATACAACTGTATAAGACCTAGCTGGATCATAAACAATACTGAGCACTGCTAAAAACAATAGTACCAGGTGGGGAAGGAAGAGAGAGGGCGGCAGTATAATCGGGAACGCGGAAATAGCGGAGTAACCGGGAAGGTGCGggataatttatttcatatgtatTAGACGTGTATTGGACTGCggatgaaagaaagaaaggaaggatTTCAGAGGTGCGAACTGAATTCAATTCGTAAGTGCGAACTGAAAAAATGATCGTTGCTTTGCGCGACtcttaaaaatgaattattcaaGAGAGACAAATAATCGCACGTTGTTCAGGAGTACAGCCGGTCATCGACGTCCTCGTCGTACCTGCAAGAGCGAGCTCGGCACAAGCAACCAATATTTTTTCAGTTCCGCCAGTTCATTGTACTTAAGATTAATCGTATGGTTTGGCGTGGAAGTCTCCTATGGCTCggtttcttcttcctcttcctcgccCATCGCGAAAGAAGAGCTCGAAGATACCGATTGTGGAAATCCTTAGAAAACTTCCACGCAGCGAATCAGTCCAGGTAACACGGAGTCAGCAGATCGCCGGTTTGAGAGCAGTAATAATCTTTGCAGAGCGATTTCACTCTTTCGCGTTAACGCAGCCGTATCATGAGAGCCACTTGGTAATTTTTCAAATCGTGACGGTAGTAATCTTTAACCCTCTAATAATAAGGTGAATGTTTAGTATTTACATGAAAATGGAGTCGGATCCAACTTTAAAtgctctgtttttttttaatatatttttcaacgaaTCAGTGCACAAAATAAGtaaaagaagtaaataataacataaaattgtcCTCCGTCGTCATGAATCATCCCATGTTAAGGTATAAAACAAGACAAAGCCGTGGTCACATCCGACCCACACCTTACCTTTAGAGGGTTAATTATTTTAGcgcttaattatttttttttctcccgacGACGAAATTCCGTTTGCGTCATCGTAACAATATGGCTACTAGCTTTCGGAAGTTCGTGCGGCATGGTGAACGGGAACCGGCAATATCAGCATTCTAAGTGCTACCCGGAACTGCATAcctctttccctctttttctctttctcatgTGGCATGGCGAGCTCTCCTCGCAAGCAAACATTAAAAGAGATTGTCATATATGGAGCAAAGACTAACGGGATAAATTGGGAATTGGCCAGCTCTTCCACaacgttttttttatacagaaacTAAGCAAGAGGGTtattatttaaagcaatttcTCCAAATGTTATGTAAAGCTGGCTTAAATTGGATTTGGAGCAGGATATTGGGATTATGGCCTCGCAAAGCCTCCACACAGCTGGCTGAAACATATTGTCTCCATCAATCGATTCGATCAATACACGTCTTTCATCGCCACGTATCACTCATTGTCTATTTCGTTTTACGGCGTCAAAATGTTTTGAAATCAACTATTTGCACTATCGCGCGACAGACCAGCTCCATTCGCGTAAGCATAGAAAGGTCCGCGTGATAAGAAACAAAAGGAtggagggagggaggaaaggTACAGTGATGGAATGTCTGCGGGAGACGACTGGATGCGGGTGATGGAGGACGGAGGCTACGAGGTCAGAAAATACGATCACAACGTTGACCGAGGCCCTGTGAGGCAGGCGAAATGGATTCTCTCAAGGTCGGGCTCGGGTTCGAAGATCGACGACTCACGTTGATGCCATGGCGAAGGCGGTGAGGGTACCCTGGGCCAGGCCGGCGTAGAATTTAAAGGGGTTCTTTCTAACGAAGGCCGCATATATCAGCTGCATGATCACCAGCTGATAGAAAAAGACACCGATCGCGATCGTGACGATGAACCACGCCAGCTGCGACATCACCAGTACCAGATCGTCCACGCCGAGTATTTTGCCCGCTATTACGGAAGTGATGCCGATTGGTGTCATCCTTGAAAAGCGAGATATTTTCATTCCATCGCATTTTAAACCAACATGGCTGTCCTTTTTCACCAGACACACTTACCACATAACGGTTGAGACCATTCGCATGATGACCTCGAATACTGCCTTAAAGAAGTCTATGACGACTTGACCTTTTTCACCGAGTGTCCCTAGGAACGTACCAAAGACCAAGCAGAAGAAAACTATCCCCAGAGTATTCGTGCCGCTTCTGTACTGTACCACTCTTATCAATTCCTCATCTCCTAAGACTGCCGTTGGTAACTGATCGGTGACGTTCTGGAAGGGTTGTTTTTTCGGGACGTACACTGTGTGCGCCTGTAGCAACGTCGTTATTTAGTATTGAGTCAATTTTATGTCGATGTATGGCGTAAAAATCGAAGCATATCCTTACTTGTTGGAAAGCTGCTTGAAACAAATTGTCCGGAAACATGTTCCTGcaaaaacgttaatttaaagtatttgaaatattgCTGAATGCATTGAGCGAGTGTAGGCAGTATCTTCACGTATTATATGCGAGAAAGGGctgtacattttaaaaataacacctTTCCCGCGGCCTTCGTTTTATTCATAGCCCTTATACATTGATTAAGTCGCGGCGCAAGCCACGGCGACTTTTCAATAAAAACGATCTTACATTGCGTCACTGAAGCGAACAATTGTTAAATGGTTTCCGATAACTGAGCTGCGATGTCTCGATTTTCATGAAACGTTACAGGATCCTACTGAACGTTAAACGATTTTTAAATGGAGTTTTTGAGTCTCGCGTGAATAAAACACGC
This window harbors:
- the LOC105207551 gene encoding excitatory amino acid transporter isoform X1; translated protein: MEEKSSARFSEYLFAKMGGQDVSASQGPRKVTADTRKWMRENLLLLVTLSGVFFGIILGFGLRPLDLGDDAVMLISYPGELFMRLLKLMILPLVIASLISGSASLNARMNGMIAVRTLVYFILTSLLNAVLGVALVLVIHPGNPGIRESIGSSHHARAVNILDSLLDLGRNMFPDNLFQAAFQQAHTVYVPKKQPFQNVTDQLPTAVLGDEELIRVVQYRSGTNTLGIVFFCLVFGTFLGTLGEKGQVVIDFFKAVFEVIMRMVSTVMWMTPIGITSVIAGKILGVDDLVLVMSQLAWFIVTIAIGVFFYQLVIMQLIYAAFVRKNPFKFYAGLAQGTLTAFAMASTAAALPVTFRLMTEKLRVDPRVTRFVLPIGCNINMDGTALFVAVASIFIAQMNGIYLGFGEIITVILTSTAASVSSASVPSAALVLLLVVLSAIDAPVNDVSLLFAIDWFVDRIRTTNNMLGDCYAAAVVEQLSKKELMALDAAAYQSETVLPTTIANGCLTANRVPDPDTVVVEMQDDARITGITNFGILHMSRSVTEETV
- the LOC105207551 gene encoding excitatory amino acid transporter isoform X2 encodes the protein MEEKSSARFSEYLFAKMGGQDVSASQGPRKVTADTRKWMRENLLLLVTLSGVFFGIILGFGLRPLDLGDDAVMLISYPGELFMRLLKLMILPLVIASLISGSASLNARMNGMIAVRTLVYFILTSLLNAVLGVALVLVIHPGNPGIRESIGSSHHARAVNILDSLLDLGRNMFPDNLFQAAFQQAHTVYVPKKQPFQNVTDQLPTAVLGDEELIRVVQYRSGTNTLGIVFFCLVFGTFLGTLGEKGQVVIDFFKAVFEVIMRMVSTVMWMTPIGITSVIAGKILGVDDLVLVMSQLAWFIVTIAIGVFFYQLVIMQLIYAAFVRKNPFKFYAGLAQGTLTAFAMASTAAALPVTFRLMTEKLRVDPRVTRFVLPIGCNINMDGTALFVAVASIFIAQMNGIYLGFGEIITVILTSTAASVSSASVPSAALVLLLVVLSAIDAPVNDVSLLFAIDWFVDRIRTTNNMLGDCYAAAVVEQLSKKELMALDAAAYQSETVLPTTIANGCLTANRVPDPDTVVVEMQDDARITGITK